The [Bacillus] selenitireducens MLS10 genome includes a region encoding these proteins:
- the uvrA gene encoding excinuclease ABC subunit UvrA, with product MALDNLKVKGARSHNLKNIDVTIPRDKLVVMTGLSGSGKSSLAFDTIYAEGQRRYVESLSAYARQFLGQMDKPDVDAIEGLSPAISIDQKTTSRNPRSTVGTVTEIYDYLRLLYARVGRPVCPRHGIEISSQTVPNMVDQVLDYPDRTKLQILAPVVAGRKGQHKKQLTDLKKAGYVRIRVDGEMMEAAEADELELNKNQKHNIEVVIDRIVIKDGIRSRLTDSIETALKLGDGQVIVDVIGDEELLFSQRHACPHCGFSVGELEPRMFSFNSPFGACDRCDGLGMKLEVDEELVIPDRRLSLEDDAILAWKPTSSSYYPSLLKSVCDHFGIDMTVPVKDLPEDDLDLILRGNRDESFIFRYENEFGKVREKEMYFEGVLTNISRRYHETSSDYIREQMEQYMAEHPCPSCKGQRLSPETLSVKVNGHNISEVTAKSIQDALSFFDGLNLSEKEMTIARMILREINERLGFLINVGLEYLTMSRSAGTLSGGEAQRIRLATQIGSSLMGVLYILDEPSIGLHQRDNHRLIETLKRMRDLGNTLIVVEHDEDTMLAADHLIDVGPGAGVHGGEICATGTPEEVMAQEGSLTGQYLSGEKFIPLPQERRPVTDRKLTIEGAEANNLKGTTVDIPLGLFLAVTGVSGSGKSTLINDILFKSLAQRLTVAKDKPGKHKAVHHMELLDKVVDIDQSPIGRTPRSNPATYIGVFDQIRDVFAMTNEAKVRGYKKGRFSFNVKGGRCEACRGDGIIKIEMHFLPDVYVPCEECDGKRYNRDTLEVTYKGKNIAEVLEMTVEDARVFFENIPRIKRKIDTLYDVGLGYMKLGQPSTTLSGGEAQRVKLASQLHRRSTGKSLYILDEPTTGLHVHDIDRLLKVLQRLVENGDTVLVIEHNLDVIKTVDHIIDLGPEGGDKGGTLVAEGTPEAVCEVPASYTGTFLKPVLERERKRMEERIQARAAR from the coding sequence GGCTCCGGGAAATCCTCTCTCGCATTTGATACGATCTATGCCGAGGGGCAAAGGCGCTATGTGGAGTCACTGTCTGCCTATGCCCGTCAGTTTCTCGGGCAGATGGACAAACCGGACGTGGATGCCATTGAAGGCCTGTCTCCTGCCATCTCCATCGATCAGAAGACGACGAGCCGCAATCCCCGCTCGACGGTGGGGACGGTGACGGAAATTTATGATTACCTGCGGCTTCTTTACGCACGGGTAGGGCGCCCGGTCTGTCCGAGACACGGGATCGAGATCTCGTCACAGACCGTCCCGAACATGGTCGATCAGGTGCTCGACTATCCGGACCGCACGAAGCTGCAAATCCTCGCCCCCGTCGTCGCCGGAAGAAAGGGACAGCATAAGAAACAGCTGACGGACCTGAAGAAAGCGGGTTACGTCAGGATCCGCGTTGACGGTGAGATGATGGAAGCGGCGGAAGCGGATGAGCTTGAACTGAACAAAAACCAGAAGCACAACATCGAGGTCGTCATCGACCGGATCGTCATCAAAGACGGGATCCGCTCAAGGCTGACGGACTCCATTGAAACGGCCCTGAAGCTCGGTGACGGCCAGGTGATTGTCGACGTGATCGGGGACGAAGAGCTTCTCTTCAGCCAGCGTCATGCCTGCCCGCACTGCGGGTTTTCCGTCGGGGAACTTGAACCGCGGATGTTTTCCTTTAACAGTCCCTTCGGTGCCTGTGATCGCTGTGACGGGCTCGGGATGAAGCTTGAAGTGGATGAAGAGCTCGTCATTCCGGATCGGCGCCTCTCCCTTGAAGACGACGCGATCCTGGCCTGGAAACCGACGAGTTCGTCGTATTATCCGTCCCTGCTGAAGTCGGTCTGTGACCATTTCGGGATCGACATGACGGTGCCGGTGAAAGACCTGCCGGAGGATGATCTCGATTTGATCCTGCGCGGGAACCGTGATGAATCATTCATTTTCCGCTATGAGAATGAATTCGGGAAGGTCCGTGAGAAAGAGATGTATTTCGAAGGGGTGCTGACAAACATCTCACGCCGCTATCACGAGACGTCTTCGGACTATATCCGCGAACAGATGGAACAGTATATGGCAGAGCATCCGTGTCCGTCCTGCAAGGGGCAGCGCCTCTCGCCGGAGACGCTGTCGGTGAAGGTGAACGGTCATAATATCTCCGAAGTGACGGCGAAGTCGATTCAGGATGCCTTGTCGTTTTTCGACGGCCTGAACCTCTCCGAAAAGGAGATGACCATCGCCCGGATGATTCTGCGGGAGATCAATGAACGGCTCGGCTTCCTGATTAACGTAGGGCTTGAGTATTTGACGATGTCGCGCTCTGCCGGGACTCTGTCAGGCGGCGAAGCCCAGCGGATCCGGCTTGCGACCCAGATCGGGTCATCCCTGATGGGCGTGCTGTATATCCTTGATGAGCCGTCCATCGGGCTTCATCAGCGGGATAACCACCGCCTGATTGAGACGCTGAAGCGGATGCGTGACCTCGGAAATACGCTGATTGTGGTCGAGCACGATGAAGACACGATGCTCGCCGCGGACCACCTGATTGATGTGGGTCCCGGGGCTGGCGTTCACGGCGGTGAGATTTGCGCGACAGGGACGCCGGAAGAAGTTATGGCCCAGGAGGGCTCCCTCACCGGCCAGTACCTCTCTGGGGAAAAGTTTATCCCGCTGCCTCAGGAGCGCCGTCCGGTCACGGATCGGAAGCTCACGATTGAAGGAGCCGAAGCGAACAACCTGAAAGGAACGACAGTGGACATCCCCCTTGGCCTGTTTCTTGCTGTTACCGGCGTTTCAGGCTCCGGGAAGAGTACGCTCATCAACGACATCCTCTTTAAGTCCCTCGCGCAGCGACTGACGGTGGCGAAGGACAAGCCGGGGAAACATAAAGCGGTGCATCATATGGAGCTCCTTGATAAAGTCGTGGATATCGACCAGTCTCCGATCGGACGGACGCCGCGCTCCAATCCGGCGACATACATCGGTGTCTTTGATCAGATCCGCGACGTGTTTGCCATGACGAACGAAGCGAAGGTGCGAGGCTACAAGAAAGGCCGCTTCAGCTTCAACGTCAAAGGCGGCCGCTGTGAAGCGTGCCGAGGTGACGGGATCATCAAGATCGAGATGCACTTTTTGCCGGACGTCTATGTACCGTGTGAAGAATGCGACGGCAAACGCTATAACCGCGATACCCTGGAGGTCACGTACAAGGGCAAGAACATCGCGGAAGTTCTCGAGATGACCGTCGAGGACGCACGCGTCTTTTTCGAAAACATCCCGCGCATTAAGCGGAAGATTGACACCCTCTATGACGTCGGCCTCGGGTATATGAAGCTCGGTCAGCCGTCCACGACGTTGTCCGGCGGGGAAGCCCAGCGGGTGAAGCTCGCGTCACAGCTCCACAGACGCTCGACGGGCAAGAGCCTGTACATCCTTGATGAGCCGACAACAGGGCTCCATGTCCATGATATTGACCGGCTCCTGAAGGTGCTGCAGCGCCTCGTTGAGAACGGGGATACTGTGCTTGTCATCGAGCATAACCTAGACGTCATCAAAACGGTGGATCATATCATTGATTTGGGTCCTGAAGGCGGCGACAAGGGCGGTACCCTCGTTGCAGAAGGGACTCCCGAAGCCGTCTGTGAAGTGCCGGCATCGTACACCGGGACATTTCTGAAACCTGTCCTCGAGCGGGAACGTAAACGTATGGAGGAACGCATTCAGGCGAGGGCGGCGAGATAA
- a CDS encoding DUF4097 family beta strand repeat-containing protein: MQEEQKMILKMIEDGKVTAEEGLELLKELRERPEQKDAAQEEEQERPSAESHFPSRDVKWEERREFYGTEEKVRSFAAKFSDFVDDAFHKIKEFDLDFNFGSAVEVEHIFQHHVSAIEKVDVHVENGSITFIPTDEDQVRVENHVKVYRVKDAEEARKAFLDEVDFRVRDGLLKYHVNRKTMKVNTVIYVPKQELMKVQLYTFNGSIESKALSCRKVEIKTINGKIRLSALEGEYAKLETANGTVTVDQLNVDQTDVKTINGTITVAAGGGDFDAETVNGTIQLYVNEAKRGRAYLKTSAGSIQARLHDSLRIEGELRTNVGSIRNELPECNVLEEKKEFGSRKMTFIANKHVEPNYYIEAESHTGSVITRV, encoded by the coding sequence ATGCAAGAAGAACAAAAGATGATTCTGAAGATGATTGAGGACGGAAAGGTCACAGCGGAAGAAGGACTTGAACTGTTAAAAGAGCTGAGAGAGCGCCCGGAACAGAAGGACGCCGCTCAAGAGGAAGAACAGGAGCGCCCGTCTGCGGAGAGCCATTTTCCGTCGCGGGATGTGAAGTGGGAAGAGCGCCGGGAGTTTTACGGCACCGAAGAAAAGGTGCGGAGCTTTGCGGCAAAGTTCTCGGATTTTGTCGACGATGCCTTTCACAAGATCAAAGAGTTCGACCTCGACTTCAACTTCGGTTCGGCCGTGGAAGTGGAGCACATTTTCCAGCACCACGTCTCGGCAATTGAGAAGGTCGACGTCCATGTGGAGAACGGCAGCATCACATTCATTCCGACGGATGAGGATCAGGTGCGCGTCGAGAACCACGTCAAGGTATACCGGGTCAAAGACGCGGAAGAAGCGCGAAAAGCCTTCCTCGATGAAGTGGACTTCCGGGTTCGTGACGGACTCCTGAAGTATCACGTCAACCGCAAGACGATGAAGGTCAATACCGTCATTTATGTTCCGAAGCAGGAACTGATGAAGGTCCAGCTGTATACATTTAACGGAAGCATTGAATCGAAAGCCCTCTCATGCCGCAAAGTCGAGATCAAAACGATCAACGGCAAGATCCGCCTGAGCGCCCTTGAAGGGGAGTATGCCAAGCTTGAGACGGCAAACGGTACGGTGACCGTCGATCAGCTGAACGTGGATCAGACGGACGTAAAGACGATCAACGGCACGATTACGGTAGCCGCAGGCGGCGGGGATTTCGATGCGGAGACGGTCAATGGCACAATTCAGCTTTATGTCAACGAAGCGAAGCGGGGACGTGCGTATCTGAAGACGTCTGCCGGATCGATTCAGGCGAGGCTCCATGATAGCCTCCGGATTGAAGGCGAGCTCCGGACGAACGTCGGCTCGATCCGCAATGAGCTGCCTGAATGCAATGTCCTTGAAGAGAAAAAAGAGTTCGGGAGCCGCAAGATGACGTTTATTGCGAACAAGCACGTGGAACCGAATTATTATATCGAAGCGGAATCCCACACCGGATCCGTAATTACACGCGTCTGA
- a CDS encoding PspC domain-containing protein translates to MKKLTRSVQDRKIAGVCGGLGAYFNIDPTVVRLVVLILLFPAHIFVILGYLVAVFTIPMEGEV, encoded by the coding sequence ATGAAGAAACTGACACGCTCCGTGCAAGACCGGAAAATCGCAGGCGTATGCGGGGGACTCGGTGCCTATTTCAATATTGACCCCACCGTTGTTCGCCTTGTCGTACTGATCCTGTTATTTCCTGCCCATATCTTCGTGATCCTCGGATACCTCGTCGCGGTATTCACCATCCCGATGGAAGGCGAGGTGTAA
- a CDS encoding phage holin family protein: protein MSWLIQLVVNAVALMIVAHFFQAIDVGGFGAALLAAFILAVVNIIVKPILFVLTLPITILTLGLFLFVLNAITLMLTSAIMGDSFVIDGFGWAIVAAIVVSLVTALIQSFLVDPITKR from the coding sequence ATGAGTTGGCTGATTCAGCTCGTGGTAAACGCCGTTGCCCTCATGATTGTGGCGCATTTTTTCCAGGCCATTGATGTGGGCGGCTTCGGTGCCGCCCTCCTCGCGGCATTTATCCTCGCGGTGGTGAACATCATCGTGAAACCGATTCTGTTCGTATTGACACTGCCGATCACGATTTTGACTTTGGGGCTGTTTTTATTCGTCCTGAATGCGATCACGCTGATGCTGACGTCAGCGATTATGGGTGACAGCTTCGTGATCGACGGCTTCGGCTGGGCGATTGTCGCCGCCATTGTCGTATCGCTCGTGACGGCGCTGATTCAGTCGTTTCTCGTCGATCCGATTACGAAGAGGTAA
- the hprK gene encoding HPr(Ser) kinase/phosphatase, translating into MVEITAKELMKEFDLDLLNDNDEVSFRPITTSDISRPGMEMAGYFTYYPAKRIQLLGKTEMSFFYELDTEEQEERMKGLCTYDTPAIVLSRGLNAPDALIEAANEVGVPVLQSMLTTTRLSSLLTTHLESHLAPMTAMHGVLIDIYGIGVLITGSSGVGKSETALDLVRRGHRLVADDSVEIRQEHPGELVGTSPELIRHLLEIRGLGIINVMTLFGAGAVRNYKRLGLTIDLEIWDQKKQYDRLGLDEDYIRIFDTDLPKITVPVRPGRNLAVIIEVAAMNFRLKRMGINAAEQFSERLSNVIEEGDRDEF; encoded by the coding sequence ATGGTTGAAATTACGGCAAAAGAACTGATGAAGGAATTTGATCTTGACCTGTTAAATGATAATGATGAAGTGTCCTTTCGTCCGATTACGACGAGCGATATTTCCCGTCCGGGGATGGAAATGGCGGGTTACTTTACGTACTACCCGGCGAAACGGATCCAGCTCCTCGGGAAGACGGAGATGTCGTTTTTCTATGAACTTGATACCGAGGAACAGGAAGAGCGGATGAAGGGACTGTGTACATATGATACGCCGGCGATCGTCCTCTCAAGAGGCTTGAATGCCCCGGATGCGCTCATCGAAGCGGCCAATGAAGTGGGCGTGCCGGTGCTGCAGTCGATGCTCACGACGACGAGGCTGAGCAGTCTGCTGACGACACATCTCGAGAGTCATTTGGCACCGATGACGGCGATGCACGGTGTATTGATCGACATTTACGGGATTGGCGTGCTCATTACCGGCTCGAGCGGGGTCGGGAAGAGTGAGACGGCCCTCGACCTTGTCCGTCGTGGCCACCGCCTTGTTGCAGATGATTCCGTTGAAATCCGTCAGGAACACCCGGGGGAACTCGTCGGGACATCGCCGGAGCTGATCCGTCATCTTCTTGAGATCCGCGGACTCGGCATCATCAATGTGATGACGCTCTTTGGTGCCGGTGCTGTCCGCAACTACAAGCGTCTCGGCCTGACGATCGACCTTGAAATCTGGGATCAGAAGAAACAGTATGACCGCCTTGGACTCGATGAGGATTATATCCGGATCTTTGATACGGACTTGCCGAAGATTACGGTTCCGGTGAGACCCGGTCGTAACCTTGCTGTCATCATTGAAGTGGCGGCGATGAATTTCCGGTTGAAGCGGATGGGAATCAACGCCGCCGAACAGTTTTCCGAACGCCTCTCCAATGTGATTGAAGAAGGCGACAGGGACGAATTTTAA
- the lgt gene encoding prolipoprotein diacylglyceryl transferase — MFYTIQPLDPVFLELGPITIQWYGLLIGLGALIGYFIANSEAKKRGYPDDLIADLLLWMLPMGIIGARIYYVIFRWEQFADNPVSVLFIWEGGIAIHGGLIAGTITGLVFAKKKGYSFWRLADVVAPSVLLAQAIGRWGNFMNQEVYGHEVSRQFLENMMLPEFIINQMYINGAYYQPTFLYESIWNLLGVALLLYLRQVNLRQGEIFMAFAIWYSVGRFVIEYMRTDQLLFFGIPTAMLLSAALVIGALAIAIYRRKNGLADDRYLDDSDTRTKNLKKKNKTKKK, encoded by the coding sequence ATGTTTTACACTATACAGCCATTAGATCCGGTCTTTCTTGAATTAGGGCCGATTACGATTCAGTGGTACGGTCTGTTAATCGGCCTGGGTGCCCTGATCGGGTATTTCATTGCCAACAGTGAAGCGAAAAAACGGGGGTACCCCGATGACCTGATCGCGGATCTCTTGCTTTGGATGCTGCCGATGGGGATCATCGGTGCGCGGATTTACTATGTGATCTTCCGCTGGGAACAGTTTGCCGATAATCCCGTCAGTGTCCTCTTTATTTGGGAAGGCGGCATTGCGATTCACGGCGGTCTGATTGCAGGGACGATTACGGGGCTTGTGTTTGCGAAGAAAAAAGGCTACTCCTTCTGGCGCCTTGCGGACGTCGTGGCACCGAGTGTGCTGCTTGCCCAGGCGATTGGACGGTGGGGCAACTTCATGAATCAGGAAGTGTACGGTCACGAAGTGAGCCGCCAATTCCTTGAGAATATGATGCTGCCGGAGTTTATCATTAATCAAATGTACATTAATGGCGCCTATTACCAGCCGACGTTTCTGTACGAATCGATTTGGAATCTCCTCGGGGTTGCGCTTCTTCTGTACTTAAGACAGGTGAACCTGCGACAGGGTGAGATTTTTATGGCGTTTGCCATCTGGTACTCCGTCGGGCGGTTCGTCATTGAATACATGCGTACGGATCAGCTGCTCTTCTTCGGGATCCCGACGGCGATGCTTCTGTCTGCGGCACTGGTAATTGGTGCTCTCGCCATTGCGATATACAGACGAAAGAACGGCCTTGCCGATGACCGCTATCTCGATGATTCGGATACGAGAACGAAGAATCTGAAAAAGAAGAACAAGACGAAGAAAAAATAA
- a CDS encoding nucleoside recognition domain-containing protein, with protein MDTIRKGLATGLWTTWKLGKIIFPITLIITMLSQTALMDGLTRMLAPLMRTFGLPGEAAIVLVLGNMLNLYAAIGAMLTMELAVKEVFILAVMLSFSHNLFVESAVVRQVGLSVTVVLIVRLGLAAVSAWLIHLLWQGGAEQASYGFVPSSSGETIDGWWHIALHGMESAIIGILQLAAIVIPIMLFIQVMKDLNWLRYFSNMMGPFTKLLGVEKNTSTTLAAGTVFGLAYGAGVMIQAVKEDNISKKDLYLVFIFLVACHAVIEDTLIFAPLGIPLWPLLLVRLVTAVLLTIAVAVVWNRIDKGKREKDAEETGVEDAARAASK; from the coding sequence GTGGACACGATTCGAAAAGGCCTAGCGACGGGGCTCTGGACAACCTGGAAGCTCGGGAAGATCATTTTCCCGATTACGCTGATCATCACGATGCTCAGCCAGACCGCGCTCATGGACGGGCTGACCCGCATGCTCGCCCCGCTGATGAGGACGTTTGGTCTTCCTGGTGAAGCCGCCATTGTCCTCGTTCTTGGCAATATGCTTAATCTCTATGCGGCGATCGGGGCGATGCTTACGATGGAGCTTGCCGTCAAAGAAGTGTTCATCCTGGCCGTGATGCTGTCGTTTTCCCACAACCTGTTTGTGGAATCAGCGGTAGTCCGGCAGGTGGGGCTCAGTGTGACGGTGGTGCTGATTGTGCGTCTCGGCCTTGCTGCGGTGTCGGCATGGCTGATTCATCTTCTTTGGCAGGGCGGCGCGGAACAGGCGTCGTACGGATTTGTCCCGTCTTCATCGGGCGAGACGATTGACGGCTGGTGGCACATTGCCCTTCACGGGATGGAGAGCGCGATCATCGGGATCCTCCAGCTCGCGGCCATCGTCATCCCGATCATGCTGTTTATTCAGGTGATGAAGGATCTCAACTGGCTCAGGTATTTCTCGAACATGATGGGGCCCTTTACGAAGCTGTTGGGTGTGGAGAAGAATACGTCTACAACCCTTGCTGCCGGGACGGTCTTTGGTCTTGCTTATGGCGCGGGGGTCATGATTCAGGCGGTGAAGGAAGACAACATCAGTAAGAAAGATCTGTATCTCGTCTTCATCTTCCTCGTCGCCTGTCACGCGGTGATTGAGGATACGCTCATTTTCGCGCCACTCGGGATCCCTCTCTGGCCACTTCTTCTCGTCCGGCTTGTGACCGCGGTTCTGTTAACCATCGCGGTGGCCGTCGTTTGGAACAGGATCGATAAAGGAAAGCGGGAGAAGGATGCAGAGGAAACAGGTGTGGAGGATGCTGCAAGGGCGGCATCGAAATAA
- the ppaX gene encoding pyrophosphatase PpaX, with product MTRKIDTILFDLDGTLINTIDLIIASFEHTLKVYFPERDYSRDEVVSFIGPPLSETFGRLNPGQVEEMIQEYRRFNHTNHDDLVTEYAGVIETLESLKKEGYKMGIVTSKRRDTALRGIELMNLGSFFPVIVSLDEVTKYKPDAQPVERALEGLGSEADQAVMVGDSEHDILSGKNAGTWTAGVSWSVHGKAHLESFSPDVMLESMTDLLDYLKTRT from the coding sequence ATGACGCGCAAGATTGATACGATACTGTTTGATTTGGACGGCACGCTGATCAACACGATTGATCTGATCATTGCCTCCTTTGAACACACATTAAAAGTGTATTTCCCGGAGCGCGACTATTCCCGGGATGAGGTTGTGAGCTTTATCGGTCCGCCGCTCTCAGAGACGTTCGGGCGTTTGAACCCGGGGCAAGTCGAGGAGATGATCCAGGAATACCGCCGGTTTAACCATACGAATCATGACGATCTCGTTACGGAATACGCAGGTGTGATAGAGACCCTTGAATCCTTGAAAAAAGAAGGGTACAAGATGGGGATCGTCACATCAAAACGCAGGGATACCGCACTTCGGGGGATTGAGCTCATGAACCTTGGTTCGTTTTTCCCGGTCATCGTCAGTCTCGACGAGGTGACGAAATACAAGCCGGACGCGCAGCCGGTGGAGCGGGCCCTTGAAGGGCTCGGCTCAGAAGCGGATCAGGCGGTTATGGTCGGTGACAGCGAGCACGACATCCTGTCAGGGAAGAATGCCGGGACATGGACGGCAGGTGTGTCCTGGAGCGTGCATGGCAAGGCGCATCTCGAAAGCTTTTCACCGGACGTCATGCTGGAGTCAATGACAGATCTGCTTGACTATCTGAAGACGCGTACATAA
- a CDS encoding acyltransferase: MGRKTERHQVENANSLWQIYQTVPFLKVMKNFIVIQLARYTPVLPVKNWLYRTFLRMKVGEKTAFALMVMPDVMFPEKISVGDNSVIGYNTTILAHEYLIEEYRLGAVTIGSEVMVGANTTILPGVTIGDGAVISAATLVNQDVPAGAFVGGNPMRIIRIKDEYQDQDGPADS, encoded by the coding sequence ATGGGACGGAAAACCGAACGCCACCAGGTGGAAAATGCCAATTCCCTTTGGCAAATCTATCAGACTGTGCCGTTTTTGAAGGTGATGAAAAACTTCATCGTCATTCAGTTGGCGCGCTATACACCGGTTTTGCCGGTGAAAAACTGGCTTTACCGGACGTTTCTCAGGATGAAGGTCGGGGAGAAGACCGCCTTTGCCCTGATGGTGATGCCGGATGTGATGTTTCCGGAGAAGATCAGCGTCGGGGACAATTCCGTTATCGGCTACAATACGACGATCCTCGCGCATGAATACCTGATTGAAGAATACCGCCTTGGCGCCGTTACGATCGGCAGTGAGGTCATGGTCGGAGCCAATACGACGATCCTTCCTGGTGTGACGATCGGGGACGGTGCCGTGATTTCGGCTGCGACCCTCGTCAATCAGGATGTGCCTGCGGGCGCGTTTGTCGGGGGCAATCCGATGCGGATCATCCGCATCAAAGACGAATACCAGGATCAGGATGGACCAGCGGACTCATAA
- a CDS encoding ATP phosphoribosyltransferase regulatory subunit, which produces MSKLFMFEKPLGMRDTLPELFELKRKLRNAIGLEVTRWGYEQIATPTLEFYETVGQSSAILDQQLFKLLDQEGNTLVLRPDMTAPIARIAASTLRSGQRPLRLTYDAPVFRAQQREGGRPAEFEQIGCELIGDGSSSADAEIIALMAASMKEAGLSGYQVAIGHIGFVNALLSEVLGNEERTAVFRRYLYEKNYVGFRKAVNDLPLSGIDKQRLTGLLKLKGTSDVLSEADTLVSSPEGKAALKELRDLVGILEQYGLNNQITLDLNLVMHMSYYTGVVFEAYSQGLGSPVGSGGRYDSLLDQFEHPEPATGFGLRLDRLTEALGTKTPQVSQDLCIVYSANRRIEALDTAVKERGNGRRVVMQDVAGVKDVDAFTEGFQDVVYVIGSQGNGGAR; this is translated from the coding sequence ATGTCGAAACTGTTTATGTTTGAAAAACCGCTCGGAATGCGGGACACGCTTCCGGAACTCTTTGAACTGAAACGAAAGCTCCGTAATGCCATCGGGCTTGAGGTCACGCGCTGGGGGTACGAACAGATCGCCACGCCGACGCTCGAATTTTACGAAACGGTGGGGCAGTCCTCGGCGATTCTCGACCAGCAGCTCTTTAAGCTCCTTGATCAGGAGGGGAACACCCTCGTGTTGCGTCCGGATATGACGGCACCGATCGCACGGATCGCGGCATCAACGCTCCGGTCGGGTCAGCGCCCGCTCCGGCTGACGTATGATGCGCCGGTGTTCCGGGCCCAGCAACGTGAAGGCGGCCGTCCGGCAGAATTTGAACAGATCGGCTGCGAGCTGATCGGAGACGGATCGAGCAGTGCCGATGCGGAAATCATTGCTTTAATGGCTGCGTCGATGAAAGAAGCGGGGCTCAGTGGCTATCAGGTGGCAATCGGGCACATCGGTTTCGTCAATGCCCTGTTATCAGAAGTCCTCGGCAACGAAGAACGGACGGCGGTGTTCAGACGCTATCTGTATGAGAAAAACTATGTCGGTTTCCGAAAAGCCGTCAATGATCTGCCTCTCTCCGGTATCGACAAGCAGCGTCTCACCGGACTGTTGAAACTGAAAGGAACCAGTGACGTGCTGTCTGAAGCAGACACCCTTGTAAGCAGTCCGGAAGGAAAAGCGGCCCTGAAGGAACTCCGGGACCTTGTGGGGATTCTTGAACAGTACGGCCTGAATAATCAGATCACCCTCGATCTGAACCTTGTGATGCATATGAGCTATTACACGGGCGTCGTTTTTGAAGCATACAGCCAGGGACTCGGCTCCCCAGTCGGAAGCGGCGGACGCTATGACAGCCTCCTCGATCAGTTTGAGCATCCGGAGCCTGCGACCGGGTTCGGTCTCAGACTCGACCGTCTCACGGAAGCCCTCGGCACGAAGACACCACAGGTCAGCCAGGACCTCTGTATCGTCTACAGTGCGAACCGGCGAATAGAAGCACTCGATACCGCCGTGAAGGAGCGGGGGAACGGCCGTCGCGTCGTGATGCAGGACGTGGCCGGGGTCAAGGACGTGGACGCGTTTACAGAAGGGTTTCAGGACGTTGTGTACGTCATTGGAAGTCAGGGAAATGGAGGTGCCAGGTGA
- the hisG gene encoding ATP phosphoribosyltransferase: protein MNEELLTVAMPKGRIFDEAVDLLRQAGYPITEEFEDSRKLIIDVPEAGMRFILAKPMDVPTYVEHGVADVGVAGKDVMIEEKRDVYEVLDLKISACYMAVAALPSYRAGGEVAPKIASKYPNLTSEYFRQKGEQVEIIKLNGSIELAPIVGLADRIVDIVSTGQTLKENGLVEIEEMINITSRFIVNPVSYRTKAAMIDPMVDRLDQVINGQGEDRL, encoded by the coding sequence ATGAATGAAGAACTGTTGACGGTGGCGATGCCAAAGGGACGGATTTTTGATGAAGCCGTGGATCTCTTGCGACAGGCAGGCTATCCGATTACGGAAGAATTTGAGGATTCCAGAAAACTGATTATCGACGTACCCGAAGCCGGGATGCGGTTTATTCTTGCCAAGCCGATGGACGTGCCGACGTATGTGGAGCACGGGGTTGCCGATGTCGGTGTCGCCGGGAAGGACGTCATGATTGAAGAGAAGCGGGACGTCTATGAGGTGCTCGATTTGAAAATCAGCGCGTGCTACATGGCCGTTGCGGCCCTGCCGAGCTACCGGGCCGGCGGGGAAGTGGCGCCGAAAATCGCGTCAAAGTACCCGAATCTGACGAGTGAGTATTTCCGCCAGAAGGGCGAACAGGTGGAGATCATCAAGCTGAACGGCTCGATTGAACTCGCGCCGATTGTCGGTCTCGCAGACCGCATCGTCGACATCGTCTCCACCGGTCAGACGCTGAAAGAGAATGGCCTCGTGGAAATCGAGGAGATGATCAATATCACGTCGCGCTTTATCGTCAATCCGGTAAGCTACCGGACAAAAGCGGCGATGATTGACCCAATGGTCGACCGGCTCGATCAGGTCATTAACGGACAAGGAGAGGATCGGTTATGA